The Drosophila sechellia strain sech25 chromosome 2L, ASM438219v1, whole genome shotgun sequence region CATGCGGAATGAAAACTTCCGCTTCTTGCGTTCTTGACCATAGTACCGTCTGGTGACTCCTGATCTGTGCGCTTACCAAAAGTATAGGTTCGCAGTTGTTGATCAATTTCGCTTCGTGTATGCAAGTTCGTTGTGAATATCAAACGCTATAGTCCTTTGACTATTTCAGCCGCATGTGCCAGCACTTTCTTCATTGCTCATTTTTCACCACTTAAATTCACTGTAGCAAATTTGGGATAAGCACAGGGACGCTAATCCTTCTAATCAGTGGCTAATGGCACATACCCAAGAGCTTCTTtccaaaatattttctaaCATAATTATGTCGACACTTTTGCCCCACGCTGCATCGTCATTTGCAGTGTCATGGATAAACTTTGGTAGCGTCACTTTCCTGCGGCGcgtcaataataataattccaataTAATTCCAATAATGCACGCCACTCGAAAGTAGGccgatcccacttctgatgacGGAGACTCGGTCCGTGATTCTTCGTCTTCACTGTCCATGTCAGTAGAAATTTCGCAGTTCGGTTGTCTATGACGATGGTccagggttttttttttggtttcaaAGCCTTTAGTTGCATCATTACTTCCAGCGGTGAGGTATGTCAATAGGGCGTGTCTGAGCAGTCGGAGTATCCAGAAAATTTGGTTTcacgattggaaatttaacgATCGTCCGTTAAATTGAAGGGCATGAAGGTGGAGGACAGGTGCGAAGCAAAAGCAATTGCCTTCTCATCATCCGTCTTAAGCCAGATGCCACCTCGCTTCCACATTAAGAATCCACTATTACTATCTGGACCAGCACTCTCCAATAAGGTATTCGGGTTGCTTTACAGCTATTGGCTAGCAGACGGCGCAGTCGATTAGTAGTACTTGAATATTGCTGGTAAATGCTAGGATTTCCTATCACGATGTGTTATCATTTAGGCAAACATTtgtatacccgttactcgtagacaAAAGGGTACACTAAATTCgttgtaacaggcagaaggaagcatTTCCgactttataaattatatatattcttgatcaggactAATAGCCGAAACGATCTGACCATGcctgtctgtccgtctgtccgtctgtccgtatgagaTTGTAGGGACAAAGACGCAGCTCAAGTTTTTTGACCCAGGTtgtcacgcccactctaacgtccaaaaaccgcacaaaactgacacgcccacaccttttttcatattttcattaatcttgtaaatttctatccaCCCAAAACTCGCacatttcaaaatttcttttattaaattatatcaaCAATTGCTACGAAGTGCATGGGTTTACTTTAGTAGTATGGATTACCATTGCCCCGCGAATGGTAAGCTTGACCTTCTGGGCCGCCAAGGCCGGGCAATGTATTATAGTAGTCGCCTTGCCCACTGCTCCTCTGCTGTTCCATTGGAGAGCTAAAAAGAGCTACAAGAATTCGAGGAATATattgtacatatacatactaAAGCCCGTTTCGAGAGTTCATTTCACGAAGCATTTTTGTGTATCGCAAGGGACTGCGATACCCAGGACCACCAAGCGATGCAGATCCACCATTAAAATTTGAAGATCCTTGTCCGCAATTACTCTGCTGCTGGCTATATCCTTGGCCACTGCTCGTTTGGTTGTACAACATTTCAAAGCCCTTTAAAAGCAAAGATTGTTTGGGCACATCAAAAAAACTTGCTGTGTACTTACCTCGCCACCTTGGCTATAACCATCGTATTGCATACCATTTCCGTATTCCATGACTACAAATTTTGAACAAAATATTTGACTTGGATttcttataaaatttttac contains the following coding sequences:
- the LOC6619331 gene encoding uncharacterized protein LOC6619331 isoform X2: MEYGNGMQYDGYSQGGEGFEMLYNQTSSGQGYSQQQSNCGQGSSNFNGGSASLGGPGYRSPLRYTKMLREMNSRNGLYRGAVGKATTIIHCPALAAQKVKLTIRGAMVIHTTKVNPCTS
- the LOC6619331 gene encoding uncharacterized protein LOC6619331 isoform X1 is translated as MEYGNGMQYDGYSQGGEGFEMLYNQTSSGQGYSQQQSNCGQGSSNFNGGSASLGGPGYRSPLRYTKMLREMNSRNGLYSPMEQQRSSGQGDYYNTLPGLGGPEGQAYHSRGNGNPYY